Within Cydia fagiglandana chromosome 1, ilCydFagi1.1, whole genome shotgun sequence, the genomic segment TCAGGGGCAATAAATCAATCTAGCAGGTTGTATCcttgggaaaacgcgcatttttgagcgGTCACCCGGATATTATGGTATTAATTTTAGAAAATGTAACAACAATAAGAAACTATGGTTTCTATGACATCCgcttagggatcatccattaattacgtcgcacgaatttctaggtttttgacccctcccccccccttgaCTTCCTTGTCatacttggtcacattttgcaaatccctccccacctggtgtgatgtcacattttaggcaattttgttttcaacgaaatcgacaatactaactcggcattatttttttaataaaaaatatttttttaataaaaaatatttttttaataaaaaatatttttttaataaaaaaatatttttttaataaaaaaatatttttagtaaaagaaatattagtaattttatgacACAAAACTAATTAAGTACGAAAATTACCAAaccctcattatttaaatgtacagcgaataaaaaaatataaattaattttgggttactgatgaatagtgatgaagttaaaatgcagtcacagtgtttgtgactcccccctccccatgttacaacatgtcacattttcttgagcccctcccaccccctaaacgtgtgacgtaattaatggatgaccccttagtatGATGTGTTTCCTCTTCAGTGTCATTAAAAACAGATTCTACTGTATGTGATAAGTCTATCTCACCACGAGATACTGTCGttccaatcatgtgctaggcctacagggaaataatcttttttttttatccaATACGAATCAATGTGTTGGTAtctttgttttttgtttatcTTAAACCATGCACGTTCACATTGCAACCATATGATAAAGCGAGATGAAATTGTATGCAGCTGCTATTATGTCATGGATGCTATCGGATTATCATGCAACTGCTTACATTAGTGTCATTAGTGTAGTAATTTGACATAGCTAAAAAAATGCTTCTCTTACAGATATGAGCTACCTCCGCCACCCGCAGGCCGCCTCGGTGAGCCGGCGGCCTGGGCCGAGTCCGTGGACAACTCGCACGCCCAACTCTCCCACCAGGCCACTCGAGTGCTGAATCTTGAGTTACAACTGCACTATGGGGCAGAGTCCTGGCGCTCCTATCTCAATACGCTCCAAGCACTTGTCACTAGTGCCCAGAATGTGCATACTAATTTAAGGTAAAAAGATAAGACTATAAAACTTCATATTTGGTTCAAGTTTTACGATTTTATAAGAATTTACGTGAGTTAGTAGGTATTACTTAAAGCCTATATTATAGTAcagttaattttgaaataatttcaagtaatgcacaagaattacaaaaaaatcaGCCACTTGGCGTTGTACTCGCATTCCAAGGGTCTATAAAACCTGTAGGGGTCGAATCaataactaagtaattaagtcctcACGCTTGACTCCATATTCCTAATACGTTTTCCTGTCATATATAGGTAAACAACTATTTTGTGTaggtagtttcggagataaaaggAGGGGAGAGGggtttgcctattttcttgaataactcttTCAacttggctgtgacagacggacagacagtgatcctataaggcttccgttttttccttttgaggtacggaaccctaaaaagaactgCTATTATATTGCACACAACTATACATACTAATAAACAggacaagttaaataaaagcttgtataagGATTccggtttttccttttgaggtacggaaccctaaaaagaactgCTATTATATTGCACACAACTGTACATACtaaacagggcaagttaaataaaagcttgtaaaaaaaaaaggttccTTAATGCGAATCccaaattaaaatatgttagtTGTCAATTTTTTATTAACGGCAGGTAGGTATCAATCGATAAGGTTTGTTTTGTGGGATCAAATGTCTATTTTAACGGGCTCGTTGCCTTAAGGCTTAAAGCAATAGTCACAAatggcacgtatttaaccggtcaactaattaatcgaatttgggtagtttaaaaaaatataaatgggtactaaaattaatagtttggcaacaaaaacggagccttaaaatatatcaatatgagttgtattttaatgccattacagcttttgattatttttaggcaggtacataccaagtatttatttggcaactgaattattatattggagaccatttatgaagcacattttaaaaagaaaacggctatctattaattcaaaaatgaagttcttttataatattttgtttggtcattacacggtcaacctaacacgctcctcctcgctttgctcgtcgtcgcacctatctgttGACTCTAGAAGAACACAGCGGTAACTattgaaattagtaattaaaaatttaaagatcAAATGGTATAATGGCCATTAGGCGTTTCATGATTAGAAATTTCGACTATAAGTATACTGACCATTACGTATTGGTAAATTAATTTGAGGTGTTTTGTGTAAAAAGTGACCaatattcattaaatttaaCTGCTTTCGTGTTAAAATACTACCTAGCTGAAACGACATGCTCAGTTATGACTATAGTTGATTACCTAGGTGTGAACAACTAGATGACAACTAAATTTTATGAtcgctttacaatattagttgccaatttattattttagtcgcCAACCTATCACTTTAAGTTCCCTATAATTTTTTTGGGTGGCTTGATTTTGCTgccagtttttttaataatatgatgcttatatttgaggctaatatattttttttgtcgctaaaatattaatgcacagccaaattatattatattatgcccaatgaaagttcctgtttaatattttagtagcccggttaataataagccgtcacaaattaggtacttatgtttaTGTCAGTCAAAGTCTGACAATCGCACTTTACTGACGAAATGCTTCTAACAAAATGACAGTACATCATATTGCTTAGAAGCCTTTTCGATGTATGGAAAACAAGGAAATTGCGATTTTGTAGGTGAAAAACTGGGTCCAGATGGGTAtaacgtcacagaataaataatagtactaagtacagaagattcactctctaacaaaacgcgtctgttacgatcagcacagatatggccgctaggtggcgacagcgccacgcgcggcttatggcaaaccccaaaattggggccgaacggatgtacttttagctacctgtagcaaagcgacgaaatcgcggagtgagacacgcctggtaacGTAATGtaagtagtgatgtaccgactattgatttggccgactagccgactaatcggccagatcattagtttcgtataaattcaggtggaaaaataatagttttgctcctttggttgcgctattcatcattTTAGCTTGgttaaaaggtgttctctacaggttcaaagacctatcacaagaattcTCGTttaatttctgtctttcttttattttgcgatcctgagcagaccgtcagtacagcttgtaggaggtatttccaaggctctatttcccttacgtagtcgccagttaagaacctatggAAGAACCTATataagacgctgaccacaggggggtcagcgtctttacgagcaacgtgccctgtcaaagtctctaaattttgcaataatatTAACAGTttcccatggctccaccattaagacgaaacaggagctgagttttaaacattttaggtaaatatacccgtctcgctaacggaagcagcGCCTAAAACTAGCGCGATAAGGACATGACGAAAAaccctgcgtaaaaatctcaaaaatcgaggtttcgtactcgactgtttcctcctccaaaacttaaccaatcgtaaccaaatttggaaatctaaatgattatgaaattacttatctgtgtcggaccgttttgcttttttggctaattgatatcagttttgaatactatgcctctcattgcggcattgtcaatgaggccattttggccatttttgatcCTTCAAAAACAAAAgcctctagcgccttaaaaaacaaaaatatcaaaaaacgGTCCCACACAGATATTTACAACATTAATctgtgttaaaaaaatcattgctctagcatctaaacccacggaggaaacagtcgagtacgtttgtatggagaaatgaccactcctgtgggctcttaaaaaaaaaacaaaaactgaataatattaaaattatttaactatTGAACTTGCatatgaaattacacgagaataaGTTGAGATCggcctgtagaggaaaacacccgCCCACcaacataaggggtcatccattaattacatcacacgtttagggggaggtaggtggtcaagaaaatgtgacatattgtgacatgggggaggggggagacacaaactttgtgacgtcactttaccttcatcagtaaccgaaaatttatttaaattattttattcgctaatacatttaaataacaagtttttaaaacgataatcgtttttattcgtttaattttctttactaagcagttttgggttataaaattactaatatttctatcgtcaaaaatattttgataaaatattaataatacttaggtacttacttaattcgatttggcggtTTCGtagaaaatatgtgacgtcacattaGGGGGAGGGgattgccaaatgtgaccaagtgtgacaaggaggggggaggggtcaaaaacctagaaattcgtgtgacgtaattaatggatcacccctaatacgataacgatcaatcGGTCAATTAtaaatgaacaaaagttttcgtacaTCACTTACATGCACCCTgaataagtattatattatatatattagtaaaatataatataaaacatatggtaaatattgactgttcatttcttttttctgtttttatttcactaataaagtgccgactaatcggccatttttgccgactaatcgccgactacaaatgacaTCCCTAAATATAAGATTAGGTATGTTCGCGCTAAAAACGATAGCCGATGGATCCGGCACGGTACTGGCGGTACCGATCATAATGAAAATGATGAATAAGGGTCTGAAAATGGTCTCATAGGCATTTTAACATAATTAAATCCGTACCCGCAGTGGAAATTATAAAAATCTGCAGCTTGAATTCGGGTCGGGACGAACTAAGGTAAATTTGTATGTTCCAGAAAGCAGATAGCGGCGGTGAACTGGGAGCGCAAACGGTCGCAGACGGCGAGCGGCACGAGGCTGCGCGCACTTCGCCGGCGCTGGGCGCAGCTCGTGTCGGACAACTACCGCCTCGAGCGGGCGCTGCTGCAGCTAGACATACAGCTACAGAAGGTGCACAaacattttgataaataatactCTTATTaattaaagcaaataaatgttaataaataCACTGAAACACACCCAACTTGGCAGTAGCGCGAAGGcgtgaaattatatttttttctatgggaggataacccttcgcgcctacatattgtttcaatttgccgcctttttctgctGACAAGGTCGGTGTGCCATAGTATAGATGCCATAATATGGATATTATTCAAGAGAAAACGACCAAGACCTCAAGTGATGCAGGCTGGAATCGCGCCGGGCTCAGGTGTCACAGCTTACGCCGTTACTATAAAGTTTATAGTAAGTATAAACAATTTGATTTATTCTACCTATAGTTAAATAGGGAGTGTTACTGCAATGtactgccgccagagtgcagcaatcgtaaaccatagagtaacgtATTACATACTAcaccttaaacagttttttgacaagttgttactatgacattgatgcatcaaggcggtttgtttacaggtggcctaccgcgaaacacgaaaatctaaatttcgttatctgcctctttatcgatcgaataagcaagagatagagaggcagaaaccgaactttcgattgtcgtgtttcatggtaggccatgtgattgggTTAGTGTTTCTTATCATTTGCATTATAGAGTGATTGTTTTTTGTTTACAGGCCCAAGGACAGGCGACGGCGGATGACGGTGAACCCGCTGATCTGGACGCGGTGAAAATGTTGCCAGACAAGCTCAATTCAGAGTCGGAAAAAGAAGTGCAAAAGAAGATTGAAGACATGTTTGCGGATTAAATTAAGATACCATTAATATTACATTTGTATTAGGAATAAATGAGTAAATGACAACTTATtgtaatgtatatttttataaaatattattatactctGACCAAAGAGTCGTGTGTGCTTGTAAGTATAGCATGCAAATAAAGACCTCTTCAAACGTCACCAATAATCGCATCCGATTTGCCATATATTCCAGCGTTTATAcctggtttgttagtgcacgacaccttgcactttgtgactatgcgctgaaacttggcacagttgattcttagctggtcttgagcagaaacAGACCGGTAGACATCGAAAACCAAGTCTCATTTAGTGGAGGGGAGGGGGaaagttcgacgccgccgcgcttcacttggagcaacatttctctaaaactatacctattagggcatgtgatatatcattttcggataaattaaggatgaggaatctagttttggaacaaaaacaatgcactttctaacaaaaaaaagcattaagtataaaagactaaaaaacgtatttttgaatttttcataattacaaaatttttttaaaagtgtagcaggaatctgaaaacaaaaaatatagtcgtaaagctacacttattacgtttaagaaaatatatagtttattatacaaaactattgataaatgggagataaaaaataatattaagcgtggatcagagtgatctcaatacaaaatattattaaggtgggaaagttacttataactTGTTCTACagtcgtttatttttttttctccaatatgctcggaaatgttcaccttactgtagcaaaaatagtacgggaagttcttcgttaatgtcaaactctaactaaaaaacatcaaactatcgctgtcctgttctagcggacgggaagtaaaaaaacactacagtaataacttattactgtagtgttttttactttttaataataaaaaacgcaaacagccaattattattgccgcgagccgcttctacacgacccgatcagctatcatttcacgtgtatgatcgtgcgaatactgcttaataaaatcaaagattatttttatattttttttaaatctcatccgtgttcataaagcttacatagtttgtcaaaggactttctcagttcaaacatagacaaagagaatcatactatctttgtcttacactagtactagcacccaaaagaaaaggatgggtgtagttttcctggttcttactgactgaaaagttggtttgacaaactatattgcgcaattacttatattgaatgaacgaatattgaatggtactgaatggcagaataagtttgtgcctttaacttttaaaaattaattaaagagggaaattgtttttgacatttttgatgtgaaggtttgatttgagtgatgcttgatgcttaaataatacctaattattttagcttatttcctcgcatgtttggagaaaagcactatatatgcctcggcaggaatcgcaattcgtggattcgtcttctttgtcggggactccgcttcgcgtcgtccgacaaaatcgaaactcatccacgaattgccctttcccggcctctgcaataatgtactattagtttttcataaataaagatggtcaagcaaatcttgtcagtaaaaaaaggcgcgcaattcaaattttctatgagacaatatcccttcgcgcctacatttttcaaatttgccgcctttttctactgacaagatctgcttgaccaagttataactcgtaaacggtaacccacagcaaaaaaatatcttttacgtaaataatttgtttcagatttcttataaaataagtgctacttTTATTCGCTAGgatgaatatttaaaaaaaaattgaagggagaaaataaattggaaggtccccttttttagtcattcgtaaataactcgtaaacgatggccaatagcacaaaaaaatttattacatgaaTAATTTACATAGAATTTCATACATAAAaggttatttaaactttttcgctagggtcaatattaaaaacgatattaaagagagaaaataaattctaaggtcctctttttaaatattgaccctagcgaaaaagtttgaataaccttttttgtaggaaattttatgtaaattattcatgtaataaaacattttttgctattggccatcgtttacgagttatttacgaattactaaaaaaggggacctaagtatttattttctcccttcaatattttttttaatattcatcctagcgaaaaaaagcagcatttattttataagaaatctaaaacagattatttacgtaaaagatatttttttgctgtgggcttccgtttacgagttatttacgaaaaacaagaaaaataaacgattgtagaacaaattacttataagtaactttcccacattcataatattttgtattgagatcactctgacccacgcttaatattattttttatctcccatttatcaatagttttgtataataaactatatattttcttaaacgtaataagtgtagctttacgactatattttttgttatcagattcctgctacactttaaaaaaaatttggtaattatgaaaaattcaaaattacgttttttagtcttttatacttaatgctttttttttgttagaaagtgcattgtttttgttctacaactagattcctcatccttaatttatccgaaaatgatatatcacatgccctaataggtatagttttagagaaatattgctccaagtgaagcgcggcagcgtcgaacttcccctctccccccactaaatgagacgtggctctcaacggctcccggtctgtttctgctcaagaccagctaagaatcaactgtgccaagtttcagcgcatagtctcaaagtgcaaggtccccataccaCGGTGTGCAGTAACTTGATCTTGAGAAACTTAAGTTTACTTGATCGATCGAATTCGTTGCTCCTACTTAAATACTTAGCTAGCAATTAAATTTACCTAAAATCGCATGCCTATTGTAGCAACGTTTGTAAAAGCCACTGGTAACAGTTGCGGAA encodes:
- the LOC134665183 gene encoding pre-mRNA-splicing factor SPF27, with the protein product MAGEVVVDALPYIDQGYDDPGVREAALSMVEEECRRYRPTKNYLENAGPEPSTAFETAALQREMERVQQRLPMEPLSMKRYELPPPPAGRLGEPAAWAESVDNSHAQLSHQATRVLNLELQLHYGAESWRSYLNTLQALVTSAQNVHTNLRKQIAAVNWERKRSQTASGTRLRALRRRWAQLVSDNYRLERALLQLDIQLQKAQGQATADDGEPADLDAVKMLPDKLNSESEKEVQKKIEDMFAD